The DNA window ATATCAGCATATGAGAAATCCTTGATTTAGAGTGAGCATCCTGTAGCAACAACTTGAATCTCACTGTTTTATTCATGTTATTCTCATACTAAATGcaaacacagcactgtgccAGCTACCAGGGAGTAAATtagctccatcccagctgaaaccaggacagacCACACATTCACCAACTAGACCAAGAAAGATGACAGAGTACTACCACAACTTCAGAGAAGAAGGCTTTTCTcaaaagcaatggaaaaaaatattattactaTGATCCTATCTGATATGACTCACTGAATAAGTAAGTCTGTTGATAATATTTGTGACTCACCAGTGATCAGTCCCCTACCTGAACCAAATAAAATCACAGGGAAAAGACCCCATTAGGCCTTTAATGTCTTATCTATAGAGTATGAGTGAGAGAAAGAGGGTGAAAAAACAGGGCGAGGATATAAACACTGTGCACTTTTCAGTAGTTCTGCACCTCTCACACAGAGTTAGGAGTCTCCTCATTTCTCCACATTTACCTGTTTTCCATACTCCTGCCACTTGTCATATTCATCTTTCCAGTACCAGATCCATTCTGTTGTAAGAATGAAGTGAGGGGGTCTGGTCACAGAGGAGGCTGTAGAAAGGCGTCTGACTTTCAGCAGCCCGCAGCACATATCATGAAAACGGATACAGAGTGGGAAAAAGACCCGTTCATAAATAAGAGCATTATcaaatctacaaaaaaaaaaggagagaaaaaaaaaagagatcagAACTGTTTGTGAATTTTTGCTCATAGGTTCAGAAGCCCACTACATATTTGCAAATTAAGTCAGTCTCACCCAAAAGTGGAATACAAAGATGCATCTTTTCACTACAATATGTGCTTTGCATTTTGAACTTTTCATAATTCTGTATGCTAGctctgttttgtgtttgtaCATATTTTTCGTTACAGTATTATGACTCACATTGGTTCTATGGGCAATAACCATAACCCACTCCTAAATCAGTGAATTACATAAGATGAACAGAAACAGTGGAAGACAGGCACTGCCTGTTTCTTGCTGACCAGCTATATTCTAAAGAAAACACTGACATAATTTAAGAAGGGCTTCAAAGACCCTGTAACATAAAAAGAACAGGTAATTTTCCAGCATGGTATGTGGCATACTGTTATGAGCCCCTTCCAATACTCTCATTGTGCTGCATAACCAGTTCAAAACTCTGAAAGCTGTTTCCATATTCTTcatgtgctctgctcccaagaGTCAGTCTCTCAGTCTCTCTCAGActctctcagcctctctctCTCTAGGTATTCTGCCAGTTCCACAATATGGACtgtgggaaaagggggagagagaggggcaAATCTCATGCAAAGTGAGGCCAGTAAAAGAATGTCAAATAAAACTACTTATGTAATAACAACAATAGAATTGTGCAACTTATAGCCACTAAAGATCTGGTACAATACAGCAAATGCCAAATATTATAGATTTTTATAAGAGTTTATACCTGATGTTTTTTGGGTCACAATatgctttttctatttcttccatATTTGTGAAGTCCTTCCAGGTATTAGCCTCAGAGTACTGCCATCTATATGGCAAGTGAAAGTGGGTTCTGATACACTTTTCTGtaaaagtttcagaaaaaagAAGTAGGAGATGCATTATTTTGACATATGAGAGAACTCCAAAATTTCAGGGCTATATACCCAGATGGTGAAATCATCAAAAGGATAGCTAGGGGAAGTGTTCACCTACAGTACCATTACAAGCAGCAGTTCAGAATTTTTTAGCATAAGCAAGCCACACTTCAATTTTTTGATTTAGGTAGAAGTTCAGTTTCTGTACATACTAGATTTATTtcataaatagataaataatgtatttatgaTTAACCACAAGTGTTCACAAGGTATCACAAGTGTTACTTAAGAGTTCAAAGAGTAATCGTGCAGTCACTCCTCAACGGGAGTGAAGGGGACATCACCAGTACACATGTGCATAAACCCAAGGCAAATTTTCAAAAGGAAACTTAACTACAAGGAAAGTCAAGGAGAAAACTGCACCACACAGTTCATACAAAGAGGTGCTCGGTACACAGGTCAAGAacatcaagaagaaaaaggatgacaaaaaaatcaacaggaaaGCTGGTGAAGCAGCCTTTTCCTGGACACCTTGGAACATTTTGAAAGGGAGATAGCTAAGACAGATGGAACAGAAGAGTACTAGAAGAAATAATGGAGAATGTAGAATTCAGAGAATCTTTCATATCTTTACTGTTTGGAAATGTGACTTCTATCATTCAGTAATTCCTTAGGTAAACACAGGTGGAGTAACCAATCTTCAGCACAGGCAGATtcagagcaaaacaaaataccTCCTTTGTTTGGTGTGCCAGGTCAAACACTTTCCTACAGCACTCAAGACAGCAATGAGACTTAACTAAGCATAAGCATAAACTCTGAAGTTTCCCCTTTCTGTGAAAGATGCCTAACAAATTCCTCTTTATGAGAGCAGAAAAACAGCCTGGACTTGACACAGTCTGTCCTGATAGTTCAAACAACCTACCTTTaaagccacagcttctgtaCAGATGATACAAACATATCTGTTCTGATTCATTGTCCTTCGTAGCTGAGGAACCTTGTCCAGTGCTGGGTTTTCTGTCTAGAGGGGGGAATTACAACTATTAATACACTTGGTATCAACAACACCTCTTAAAAGTGCTCCTACCCCTAGGGAAGATGCTTAAAGGCAATGTTTGTAACTCCCTAACTGCACTCAGCTCCAGAAAGACAGGGAAGGCTTTGATAAACTTGTATACTCAAAGTCCCCTCCTTGCACCCATTCTTCCTGAATTTGATTTCCCTGCAACTCCTGAACTCCTCAGATACAGTTTTTAGCTATCaccacaaaaccagaaaagaatCCAATGACTTTCTACTTCCAGATGGACTTGAGTTAACTTGTGCATTGTGCATTCCAGACAGCTCATCACGCAGTAGCTATAAAATACAAAGTTTCAAAATCTGATACTCCTATAAATGAAAGCACgtcaaggaaaggaagaaggaactGCAGGCAGAATAGTGTAGACCAGCATACACACTTGAATTCTCCATTTtgttatccttttttttttccctgctaaaCTAAACTTGCAATTCTAAAgaacttcaaaagaaaagtgCAAACAAAATATTACACTTCTAAGAAGTAACTAGGATAGTGCTGTTTGTGAATTCTTGTGCTTGACAATTCCTACATTagagaaaaacatattttataatcAGACAATTACAGAGTTTATAAACAGACAACCATCAGTCCTATTCTTAAACAGGTCTCTACATATTTTACCTAAAAAGCTCCAAAATTATAGAGCTCCCTACTTCCAGTTCCTGTTATGCTTTTTTAACCCCAAGTTTAAGAATTTCATAAACACCAGCACTCTATTTCTCAGGAACCTTTCTTGACTTCACCTGTCAAGACAAAGATCTCTGTCAATGAGATAGGAACAAGGTCCctcctaaaagaaaaatcaagatgcaaattcagttttcttaatGACGCCAGTGAAAATATTAAATCCACTACCGCGACTCTTCTGATGTATTCAAAATATGGCATTATTTACCTTTGCATGGTGAAGAGTTGGCATCTTCTGTGTCATACATGTTCCTGTTGCCATTTTTTATGTCATACATGTTTCTATAAGTGGAAGGTAGTTTCTTAATAATGTCTGAGCTCATGCCCTGTTTCTCCAGTTTCTCAAAACACTCTGGATTTAATAAGTCATGGGACCGTTTGCAGCTGCTGCCGAATCGGCACTGACCCTGCAAAAAGTACTGGCAAACATGAAGTTTGCTGCAGGATGTTTTAAAGGAACAAGATCCATAAAGTCCATCACCTTTGTTATAATGCAAGCAGACCttgggaagaagaagaaaaaaataatgtaaacatCAAAGTACAATGCGTTCATTTGGACTGTTTGAATCCAcgatttttagtttttttacgGCTATGTGCAtaaatttgcttttgaaagaaacatttcttctttcttgttttccaaATGATTACTTGATAGCTTTCCCTTTGCCCTGCTAATGTTTAGAAAGATTTTTCAATAGACAACATTCTTACAGACATTCTCAAGATGGGATGTAGTGCTAAGTCCCTTTGATTTTCTAGTTTTGGAATAGTTTTGTAATTTTTGGACCCAAATTTGATGGTAAGAGGTACTGGatctggctgggatggagttaacTTTCTTCACAACAGACCATACCATGttatgttttgggtttgtgaccaaaacagtgttgataaGACATCTCTTCAGTCtgtttgggtcagctgtcctggccatgctccctGCTGGCTCCTTGTGCACCTCCTCACTGTCAGAGCATGGGAagctgaaaagtccttgactgAAGGTAAGCACTACTTGGCAACAGCCAAAACATCAGTGGGTTGCCAACTTTTCATattaaatccaaaacacagccctgttCATGATACCAGTAAGAAAATTATCTCAGCTGAAATCAGAACAGATAAACACCACACAGCCTCTCGTTCACTCCCTCCAGGGAATGAGGAAGAGAATCagacaaaaaaagtaaaacccaTAGGGTTGAgataaacacattttaatacAGCataaaaggaagaggaaataatAATTATGCTAAAAGAATAGACAAAACAAGTGACGCACAATGCAACTGCTCACCACTCACTAAACAAAGCCCAGCCACTCCCCATTAGTGTGTCACCACCCCTGGGCCACCCCGCCTGCCCAGTTTTGCTGTTCAGAATGATGTCATGGTATGGAATATCTTTTTGtccagtttgggtcagctgtctTGGCTGCattccttcccagctccttgtgcacccccagtCTACTGGCTAGCAGGGCAGCATGAAAAGCTGAGAAGTCCTTAATTTAGAGCAAGCACTgcttaaaaaaactaaaacatgagtgtgttatcaacattgtTCCCATCCCAAGTGCAAACCCAGCATTGTACCAGCTAccagaaaacaaattaactcTTATTCCAGCCAAAACTAGGAAACAGTCCAAACTGGCCAAAGAGGTATTTCATGCTACATAATGTCATTctccaacaaaaacaaaaaaacaaaaaaaaccaaaaaaaaacaaaaaaagtgatGAAGGGGACAGAGGGAAGGTGAAATAAGGGGGAGATGGGTCCTTCTTACAAGGTAGCACTTGATTAGAGACTCGCCGGGCATCATTCTGCTTCTCAGGTGGTGAAGCAGAGGTGTTCCTTTGCAAcactttcctctctgctttcctccACTTGCTACACTGTCTTCATCTCCATTCACAGGTTTTGTCACTTTTGTTCTTCTTACCAATGCTCACCTCTTCTGCTTTTAACAGGGGAGTGAGGTGTGGATGAGGGACTGTTCAAGAGCTTAGCTGCCAGCTAGGGTCCACCCACCACAGGCAAGAACAGAGGATGCAGATTTGTTTTTAGATTTGCATTAAGCTAACTAAATTGACACCAAATATCTCCACCTCTGTCAAGCCTCTTCCACTTTGTGATGCTCACTGAAACACAAGGCTAAGAAGCTTTCACAGTAATACTCACCTCTGGTAAGAGGGAAGGGTCATTTTGAAGCAGTAGCTGGCAAAGTTCATCACGGCTTAAATTCTCAAGTCCGTATTGCTTTAGAACCTGAAGATTGTGGTCTGAGTGGAAGTCGTGGATAAACCTGCATCCCTTCCTAGAACTCAAGAAACCCAACAGCAAAATGACTGGCATTATTTTGCCATCCCATGGGCATTACACTGAACAGCTGAAAAAGCACACCAAATTAGTTACAGAAAAATCCACATTGCTCCTCTATAAAGCCATTATGTGATTTGCAAAGCAGATTACGTAATTACTCTGAGCATAATTGCCACGCTACTTCTGATTTAGTCATTTTAGCCTCAGTGTACTCTGACAATATTGGCATTTTTTGACCTGCAGCTCACAACCACAAAACCATCAAAGCTCCAGAGCATCGCTCCCTCTCACCTGATGAGCACATCGACCAGagtcctgcagcacagggacactgagCTTTAGCACATAACCCAGGGTACCCCAGCTCAGGGACATCCTGGGACACTGAGCTTTAGCACATCGCCCAGGGTACCCCAGCTCAGGGACATCCTGGGACAATGAGCTTTAGCACATCACCCAGGGTACCCCAGCTCAGGGACATCCTGGGACACTGAGCTTTAGCACATCACCCAGGGTACCCCAGCTCAGGGACATCCTGGGACACTGAGCTTTAGCACATCGCCCAGGGTACCCCAGCTCAGGGACATCCTGGGACACTGAGCTTTAGCACATCACCCAGGGTACCCCAGCTCAGGGACATCCTGGGACAATGAGCTTTAGCACATCGCCGAGGGTACCCCAGCTCAGGGACATCCTGGGACACTGAGCTTTAGCACATCACCCAGGGTACCCCAGCTCAGGGACATCCTGGGACAATGAGCTTTAGCACATCACCCAGGGTACCCCAGCTCAGGGACATCCTGGGACACTGAGCTTTAGCACATCGCCCAGGGTACCCCAGCTCAGGGACATCCTGGGACACTGAGCTTTAGCACATCGCCCAGGGTACCCCAGCTCAGGGACATCCTGGGACACTGAGCTTTAGCACATCGCCCAGGGTACCCCAGCTCAGGGACATCCTGGGACACTGAGCTTTAGCACATCACCCAGGGTACCCCAGCTCAGGGACATCCTGGGACACTGAGCTTTAGCACATCGCCCAGGGTACCCCAGCTCAGGGACATCCTGGGACACTGAGCTTTAGCACATCGCCGAGGGTACCCCAGCTCAGGGACATCCTGGGACACTGAGCTTTAGCACATCGCCCAGGGTACCCCAGCTCAGGGACATCCTGGGACACTGAGCTTTAGCACATCGCCCAGGGTACCCCAGCTCAGGGACATCCTGGGACAATGAGCTTTCCCCTGGCACGGCCCTGCCCACGTGCAGGGAGGGAAGCGCCAGGGTGATGAGCCAGAGAGGAAGTGCTGCGACTCAAAGCTGGGAAACCACCGCCTGTGTCTGCCGCCTTTGCAACACGcacacatataaaataaaagaaggcgGGCAACGAGCATTTCCGACGCGGAGCGGGTTGCAAGGGCTGCCTTACCGAGAGCTCCTTCCCATAAAGGGGCACGCCGTGCCCAAGGCCGagccccgcccccccccccccccccccccctcacctGGCCACctggttgcggcagaagcccTTCAGGTGGTACTTGCAGAGGTGCAGCCGCCCGCATTGCCCCGGGCAGCCCGCGACGTGCTCCGGGCACAGCCGCACGGGGCTGGTGGCCACCACCACGGCCACCTcggcctccgccgccgccgccgccgggccgggccgccgcACCAGCGTGAAGCGCTGCGCGTCCCGCAGCACGGCCTCCAGCTGCTCGGCCGAGGGCCGGCCCGGCAGCCTCCGCCGCAGCTcgccctgctccaggcagccgCCGCTGCCGCACAGCACCCGCAGAGCCAGAGCCGCCAGCGCCATGGCCGGGAGGCCCCTCCCGGGAAAGCGACGGAAACGGAAACGAAAGTGAAAGCGGCCGAGAGGGAGCGGGGCTGGCGCGGCAGGAGCCCCGGCTCTGCCGCTCAGGGAGTGGCTTGCTCTGCGTGACCCGGGCTGAGGAGCGGGCGGCGGTGCCGGGGCGCGGCCCTTCGcctccttcctctgcctggCGTTTAGGATGTGTTGACCGTTTTTAATCACGCGTCTCCTAAAAGGGATGGCAGCTAGGAGGTCGCACATTTCCTCTCGTCAAAAATGGGCGCAGGGATGAACGGAGCGTCAGCCATGTGATCGGAGCTTCACCGCCGCGAATTGCGGGGAGGAGGCTGGTGTGTGAATTCTGCCGTCAAAAACATCTCAGTTAAGGTTTCTGATCTGTGCCTTTTTCTGACGATACACCGTGAAGGGTGCTCTCACGCTTCTCTCCTCTCAATATCGAAATTAAAATCTCAGTCATGGTCACACATCTGGCCGCACAGCTGCCCTGCTTGCAGCGCTCACAGTGCCACCCACTGCAGGGCGGTACACCACTGCTCCTGCCcgcacagcagccacagcaccagTGTGGACAAGCAGTGTCCTCATCCTCTAGGAGCTCACAAACTCTTCAGAAGGGTTCCCATCTTTTAATTAAGTGCCTTTGTCTAGGTCATTTTGACACTCCTGTTCTGCATCACAGTCACTCAGAAGCATGTTTTAAATGGTGGCAGGACCATGATGAAAAGTGCCATCCTTTCAGTCAGATTAGCAGTGGGAGGCATGGGGGCTCTCACTGATGGTGGTTCTCATTGAACAAAAGTCCtgcatccttccttcttttgccTTCCTTCTGTTCTGTTATGCCTTTCCCCTTGTCTCATCTTACTTCCTGCTTGTCCTGTGAGGTCATCAAGGGAAGGACAAAACGTAGAATCTAAACAAGTGCACTGAATTGAGAAATAGCTCTACAACAAATATTTAGGACACAATGTGAGAGGCTGGAGGATTTGCTGTCCTTCATCTCTCCTTTCCAGTGTCCTCTGATTAGCTTttctgaaacaaaggaaaagtgCTATTTTAGTCATTTGTCCTATGGAAGTAATTCCATAGTTTGGACTGTCTTTGTCATCCTTTCTTCCTTAGGACAGTCTCTCCTTGAGGGGCAGATCTGCAGATGGTCACATTTGTCACTGACAGTCACCTGGTAGTAAGGCACTCCAAAGAGAGATCACACACCACTGGTAATGACTGACAGTGTCACAGAACAGTTGAGGTGGAAAGAGGCTGTAGGAGGTCGTCTGGTCCAAACCCAAATCCAGCTGTTTCATCACTGAAAGAGAATATGAGTGGAAACCTCCtaattttggtgttttgtcTAATGGTCTCAAATAATTGGAGAGCTGTATATTGCCCCATCAGTAGGAGATGTCTTGACTGAAACAAAACTCAGGGAATCCtttagcataaaaaaaaaaattgaagaagcATTGTACTCGATAACTCTCATTTTCCCCAGCAtccatttactttttttatccAGTGCCCAAAATCCATCCAAACAAACCAGGTCCCAACTTTTTATACATTAATGACCTGTCCCAGCATCACTGTGCTGTCCAGGTAGCTGTTTCAACTTCATCTCCCTTTCGCACTTTCTTTCCTCATGCATCTGAACAACCCCATTCATGTGGCAGAAATATGGTATTTTTTATGATAAAATTGGTATGAATGATTATACTAATGTCAACATTGTAAGGAGAGGAGAACCAAGAAAGAAGAGCAGTGTAAGGTCAGAGTTGGAGGGGTGTTTTCAGGTAGCTTTACCCCATTGCAATTCATTCTGAAGTGTTGGTGTATGTGCCACTGGGAAGTTCACATGGCTGTTCCTGCTTTGCAGGAGCTCCTGAGTGACTTTTTGAAGCTCTGGAGTAGAGCTATGATTCTGTCTCTTTTCATGAGAACAAAagtaaaagtattaaaacaagCAATGATTGATGCAGAGAGGTTTGCAGGGCTGCCTTTGAGTTACAGCACTTCTCCATCCCTAAATTCATACCCCAAATAAATCATAGCTTATTCTTTCTCATACAAGTCTCTTGTAGTTTGTTTTGTGGCATGTTCCTCAGGAAGAATAAAAGTACCCCTTTGATTTGATAGAACTTCCCCACCTATGAATTATATATAAGCAAAATTGTACTTTCTTCAGGAGAAGAAGAATTATCAGCTAACAGAAAAGTCAATCTTCATTCATAAAATTAAGTGCCATTAGACATGAAGGGCACCTAAGGAAAGTGGCTCCTCTTCACCTCTCAAATACTGTAATTAAAGGTAAGGCTGTTTTCTTGAATGTCATTGTAGCATAATTGCATATGAGCTATTCTACCTACAGGTAATGACTGTTGTGTGCATTGGTCCTGAAACAGGCTCCCTCTAAGCAGTTCCTAAAGTTTCTGAACAGCTGCTGAACTCAGAGCACGTGGGGTTTTAATAATTATGGGACTTCAAGTATTGCGATATCAGTGGGACAGCTTTGTTAAAACCTGAAGTATTGAGATGAGAACTTTCGAAATTAGCAGATGTCAGTCATTAGAccaatatctttatttttagaaCAGTTTATGAATAATTGTGTTAATTTGCATCAACCTTCAAAATATAGTAATTTAATGATTTTCCTGTGAATTTTCATATGCATCTTTAAAACAGCCATTGTTGTTATGGTGCGCGGTGCCTCCACTTCCCACCCCATCCACGTGTTTCAGTCTTTCTCCCAGCTAGCATGGTGAAACTCCTACCTTTGTATTGTCTGTCATGGGAGATGATGCAAGGAAAACGGGCAGAAGTAGAGAGAAGTGTGATATGCTTGCTTGCAGGTGTTTTTGGTTGCCTGTCAGCCTACATTTAAACACACAGTTGCAGGTTAACTGTTGTCTCAGTGATGGTCTGACGACATGGTTAAACACAGCTAaactttctgttgttttgtctGAAACTGGTCAGTTTATAATGGCTTGTATTTGCTGTTTTTCTAACACACATAATTTATATATCTTCCTTTTTGGGTTAAGTATTGGTGGCCCATCCACCTTGGTCAAAATCGGTAGAATTTTGTCCCAGAGAGTTGGTGTGGTGGGATTCCACATTTAATTTGTTCTTTGCTCAGaattgttttggttgttttatcTGAGGACCATGCAGTCCTTGGGCTTTGTACACTTGGAATCAGTCCCCCCATGAACCTATTATTTCTGTGCACTTCTCTAAGTTTTTCACTTACAACTAGTGTTTCTGAAATCTGTGCTAATTGACAGCATATGGAGTTTGCAGCTACAATCCCAAGAGTCTCCCAATGGTGTGCTAACCTAAAAATCAACCATCTATCAGGTAGCACATGCACCCACAATTTGAAAGCAGGAAACAGGAAACTCAGTTCTGTTGCAGTATGTGAGTAGCACCAGACTGTGGGGCTGTTGACTGTCCCAGGGATCTTGTAACCTCCGCAAAGAGCAGGATAAATCCTCATTTTTTGCTCTTGCCTCAGAATACAAATACAAACATATATTTTCTCATGCAAACAGAGCATGGATCTAGGAGTCTGGACAGGATCTACGATGAATTGTTTTATAAGAGTAAACTAGCCTAATATAACATGCAAGAAATTGTATAGTGTATTGTTTGGTTCATTACATAAGTTTCAAGAGGTCTtgtttgtgaaaataaaaataatttggggcTGAAAATTAACAGTATAGTTAATGATGTTGTTATTTGCAACTGGCACACTTCTAGTCTTATTCTGTTGAACATTTTATTACTTGGTTTCAGTGTAAATGTCTGTTTATTGTGTAAGCCTTaggcttttgttctttttcaatACCCTCAAAAAGGTAATGTATTCACACACCCCCATCATCTTGTACCTGGCTTGCTCCACCTCTCAGAAACCTCTTAAGAAGCTCCTTTAAAACTACAGTGGTCTTCAAATGAGCAGTAAATTGGCCAAAGTCAGAAGCTCATTGCTGCTCTCAGAGCagttttttctgcatttgccaCTTAATTATCCACTATCTGTTATCTACTGTTCTAACATACTCAATCTCAATGTGTCTGCTAATTCTTCCTTTTAGCATTCCACTGCTTTCAGATGGCAGTGACCTCCCTGTTGACAGACACTGAACAGCaattctattttctttaatgtaGGAGTTGCCACCAAACCATTTACCTTTGTATCACAATGAATTGCTTAGCATGCATGCAGATCTAACAGCTAAAGAGTCCTCTCAAAACTCCTAACTTTGTCAAAGTTTCTTgtgagtaaaacaaaaaaaaaaacaaacttgccaGGGACCAGGACAGTTACTGAATACTGTCACATTTCATTCTTCACTGCAATCAGCAACAATACAGAAGTTGCCCTCATCATGTGATGTTTCATCCGGTGTTGGACAAAATATGAAATTCCATTGGTAAGGACTCACCTCTATCAGCTCTATGAAGAGATATATTTATGACATCAGGCAATACTTATTGAATGAAAATGCTATGTCTGCACATAGTAGCTCGAAAAACCCTTGCTATTTTATGGCTAGATGgttgttatttttataaagtCAAACTGATGAGGAACACGAGGCTGAAG is part of the Cinclus cinclus chromosome 4, bCinCin1.1, whole genome shotgun sequence genome and encodes:
- the LOC134043753 gene encoding protein mono-ADP-ribosyltransferase PARP12-like isoform X1 codes for the protein MALAALALRVLCGSGGCLEQGELRRRLPGRPSAEQLEAVLRDAQRFTLVRRPGPAAAAAEAEVAVVVATSPVRLCPEHVAGCPGQCGRLHLCKYHLKGFCRNQVARKGCRFIHDFHSDHNLQVLKQYGLENLSRDELCQLLLQNDPSLLPEVCLHYNKGDGLYGSCSFKTSCSKLHVCQYFLQGQCRFGSSCKRSHDLLNPECFEKLEKQGMSSDIIKKLPSTYRNMYDIKNGNRNMYDTEDANSSPCKDRKPSTGQGSSATKDNESEQICLYHLYRSCGFKEKCIRTHFHLPYRWQYSEANTWKDFTNMEEIEKAYCDPKNIRFDNALIYERVFFPLCIRFHDMCCGLLKVRRLSTASSVTRPPHFILTTEWIWYWKDEYDKWQEYGKQDDLHAAATVSSDDLEKAYLAESSPKLTFKAGRHEYEINFVSMVQKNICYRTERKICRRPKFVSQAEVEKTRARGVKYTEGFKNIPAHWDKSALPELGFKLIELDCSSEEYKKVKVDFQRTMPRAAIKKICRVQNPSLWELYQWQKDLMQKSNGGKAADERFLFHGTSKKDIEAICQQNFDWRICGLHGTVYGKGSYFARDASYSDNYCGTDSHTKTMFLARVLVGEFTLGSPDYVRPPMKDNQNFYDSCVNNIPNPSIFVIFEKQQIYPEYLIEYQASARLL
- the LOC134043753 gene encoding protein mono-ADP-ribosyltransferase PARP12-like isoform X2 — its product is MALAALALRVLCGSGGCLEQGELRRRLPGRPSAEQLEAVLRDAQRFTLVRRPGPAAAAAEAEVAVVVATSPVRLCPEHVAGCPGQCGRLHLCKYHLKGFCRNQVASSRKGCRFIHDFHSDHNLQVLKQYGLENLSRDELCQLLLQNDPSLLPEVCLHYNKGDGLYGSCSFKTSCSKLHVCQYFLQGQCRFGSSCKRSHDLLNPECFEKLEKQGMSSDIIKKLPSTYRNMYDIKNGNRNMYDTEDANSSPCKDRKPSTGQGSSATKDNESEQICLYHLYRSCGFKEKCIRTHFHLPYRWQYSEANTWKDFTNMEEIEKAYCDPKNIRFDNALIYERVFFPLCIRFHDMCCGLLKVRRLSTASSVTRPPHFILTTEWIWYWKDEYDKWQEYGKQDDLHAAATVSSDDLEKAYLAESSPKLTFKAGRHEYEINFVSMVQKNICYRTERKICRRPKFVSQAEVEKTRARGVKYTEGFKNIPAHWDKSALPELGFKLIELDCSSEEYKKVKVDFQRTMPRAAIKKICRVQNPSLWELYQWQKDLMQKSNGGKAADERFLFHGTSKKDIEAICQQNFDWRICGLHGTVYGKGGFSALSVTLDLLKNNQYSLKRDKVYKVVLGQPWASLCCDVGNRAEFHKGYLELRHSERPWLLLS